ACTCGCCGCCGATGCTCATGCCCTGCAGCAGCCGGGCCAGCAGCAGCACGACCGCGCCGAGGTAGCCGGCCCGGTCGTAGGTCGGGGCCACGGCGATCAGCAGGGCGGCCACCGACATCATGGTGACGGTCAGGGTGAGCGCGCTCTTGCGGCCGTGCCGGTCGGCGGCGCGGCCCAGCACCCAGCCGCCGACCGGCCGCATCAGGAACCCGACCGCGAAGATCCCGGCGGTGTTCATCAGCTTGGTGGTCGGGTTGCCGCCGGGGAAGAAGGAGTCGGCGAAGTAGATCGCGAAGCTGGCGTAGACGAACCAGTCGTACCACTCGACGAGATTGCCGAGCGATCCGCCGATCAGGGCGAGACGCCGCGCGCCGCGGCCGGCGGGCTGCGGCGACGGGGGCATGACACGGGACGGGGACATGACGGCTCCGCGGGAAGGGCCCGTGGGGGCGGGGGTGGGTGCCCCGAGCGTGCCGCCCCCGGCCGTACCGCGACAAGGGCGCGCCCGCAGATCTAACATCCCGCTAAGACAGCGGCCCCGGGGGCCGGCCGCCGGGGCCGAGGGGCGACTCCGCCGGGCAGCGAGACAATCGGCAATCGGCAATCCACGCAATGTCCGATTATCGACGGTGGCGGGAACATGTGCTGATGGTCCGTCAGTTCGCCAGGGGAGGTCGCGCGCCCCGGGCCCACGCCACACGCAGCGTACGGCGGCGCCCGTGGGTCCGGCCCCGGAAGGCCCGATCGACCAACCCCCGGGAGAATCCGTGCGCGTACTCTTCACCGGCCCGGCAGCGCCGAGCCACCTGTTCCCGATGGTGCCGACCGCGCAGGCCCTGCGGGCCGCGGGACACGACGTGCTGATCGCCGTCCCGAAGCCGATGGAACAGCTCGGCATGGCGGGCTTCCCGGTGATCGGGATCGGTGACGGCAGGCCACTGCGCGAATCGTTCGAAGCCGTCAGCGGCGAGGAGGGCACGAGCTACGCCAAGCCCGACCTGACCCAGGACCAGATCCTCGACATGGCCGCCGCCGCCTTCGCACACGCCTCGCGCTCCACGGTCGACGACCTGCTGGAGATCGCCCGCGCATGGGAGGCCGACCTCCTGGTCCACGACTCCTGCATGGCCGCGGCGCAGTTGGTGGCTGCCCAGCTCAAGATCCCGGCGGCACTGCAGAACTTCGGTCTCTCCTCCGGCCTCGACATGGCCGCGCGACTCGCGGGCCACGTCACCGACCTCTACGAGCGACACGGCGTGCCCGCCCCGGCCCGGTCCACCCCCCTGAACATCGTCCCGGCCTCCCTCGGCGGTGACCCGGGCGGCTTGCGGATGCGCTGCATCCCCTACAACGGCGGCGGCACCGTACCCGCCGACCTGTTGCGTCGCGGGCCCCGGCCGCAGGTCGCCGTGACCCTGGGCACGGTCATCACCCGGCTCGACGGCCTGCAGGCGATCACCCAGCTCATCGAGGCGGCCGCAGCGGTCGATGCCGAGTTCCTGCTCGCCCTCGGTGACGCAGATCTCAGCGGCCTCGGCAGCCTTCCGGCCAATGTACGGGCGCTGCCGTGGGTGCCACTGGCCGAACTGCTGCGCGTCTGCGACGCGGTGGTCCACCACGGCGGTGCAGGCAGCTCGCTCACCGCCGTGCAGGCCGGCATCCCGCAACTCCTTCTCCCCCAAGGCGCAGACAACTTCATCGTCGCCGACACCCTCGCCGCCACCGGCGCCGCCCTGCGCAGTGACTCCCGGGACGTCAACTCCGAGCTGCTCGCCCGGCTCCTCGCCGACCCGGCGCTCCGAACGGCCGCTGCCATCCTCCGGGCCGAGAACGACGCCCTCCCCACGCCTGCCGCCCTGGTCCCCGACATCGAAGCCCTCGCCACCGCCCCCTGTTGACCTGCCCACCTGGGGACGCGGCGGCGACACGATCGACACCGCGGCGACCATCACCGGCCGGGAATGGATGGCCGTGGAGTTGCCCGTCACCCGGCGCCGCTTCCGGATCGCCGAGGGCTTCGACGCAACGATCCGTCCATTCGTCAAATCTGCTCGTGGAGCGGTCCGCCCCGGTAGGTGGCGTGAAGGTGGGCGAGGTAGTCCGCGGGGTCGGCGTGGGGACGGTCCTGGGCACCGCGGCGGTGCAGCTCCAGGCGGGCGTCACGGTGCAGCCGCACGGTGGTGGTGGCCCGCCGGGTCGGCGCGGTCGCCGGCGGAAGCGCTGCCAGGGGGAGGGGGAACGGACAGAACGGGAACGGTGGCATCGAACCGCTCGCCGATTCGACCGCGCAGGCTCGGCTGACCGTCCGCCTCGCACCGACAGGGGTGTTGTGCCGTCAGCTGGCCGCTTGTGGCCGGGCGGTCGCCAGCGGACGCCGCAGGGCGGGCCGTCTGGACGGGTGGAGTCCTGCGGTGGAGGGCGTGGCTTGCTGCTCCGTATGACCATGGGTCTGAGCGGTCGCCGCCCCGGGGCCGTGGGGGGCTCGTCGGGGCGGCGGGTGCGCTTCAGGCGTCGTCGTCCTCGCTCGGTGTGGGGCCGGGCGGTGGGGGTTGGGGCGGGTGGGGAAGGGCCTGGAGATGGGTGCGGTGGACGGCGATGTAGAGGCCGCTGGGGGTGACGACGCCGCAGTACCGGTCGGCCTCGACGAGGAGGGCGAGGGCGGTTCCGGCGGGCAGGATGCCGTCGGGCGGCCCCTCGGGCCGGTGGTGGTCGTACCAGTAGGGCTGGTCGGCGTCGAGCGTGTGGGTGAAGCGGTTGGGCGGGGGGCGCACCACGTTGTCCCTGGGGACCACGGACTGGCTGCCGAGGACGGAGACCTCGGGACGCCGGACGGTGTAGGGCTGTTCCCTCGGGCGCGGTCGGTCGTTGTCCGCCATGGCGTGTGTGCCTCAGGCGATCTGGAGGCTGTCGGCGGGCAGCGTGTCGGGGATGGTGGGCAGCATGACGCCGACGTCGATGGGCGCGATGTGGGCGCGCATCTCGCCGCGCTCGGCGAGTTCGAGGTGGTTGGGGAGGACGTAGGGGTCGGCGGCGTCGAGGTCGACCTCGTACCCGAGATCCTGGAGGCTGGCCGCGGTCATCCGGCTGAGGGGGTTGCCGGCGTGGCCGACGAAGCCGGTCATGAGTTCGTCGGCGAAGACGGTCTCGCGCCAGTGGCCGTCCCGGGTGCCGGGGCCGCCGGTGTTCTCGACCGGGACGCGCCGGGGTTCGGGGTCGCCCACGAGGACGGCGTACTCGGACGAGGCGCCGAGGCCGGTGAAGGTCGGGTTGCGGGTTCCGCTGCCGCGCAGCAGGCCCTTGAGCTTCCAGATGGTGCCGATGCCGATGACGTGGCCCATCTCGTGGGTGATCACGTCGATGAGCGTGCCGTTGGCCTCCATCGCGGCGAGGTCGTCCTGGTCGAAGGACATCAGGCCGGCGGCGGGCAGGAATTCCGAGGGCCCCGGGCCGGGACGCAGTTGGGTGGGTCCGGCCTGGCCGAGGATGTGTCCGGGGCCGTCGATGACCCGGCCCTGGGCGCGGATCAGGAGGTCGTCGACGATCCGGTCGCCGACGGCGACGTCCGGCAGGTCTCCGACGATGACGCGGACCCAGCGGTCGGCGGCGGCCTTGAAGGCGCTCTTCTGCGAGTCGGTCAGTCCGCCGAGGAACTCGACTTCGATGGTGTAGGGCGAGGTGGTGCCGGTGAGGCGTTTGGCGGCCGCGCGGTCGGCGCGCGCCACGTGGACTTCAAAGGCGTTCATGAATTCCCACCCCTTCGTGGGAGGGCTCGTGTTCGTGGGGGGCTCGGAGGGCTCGTGGGACGTCCGGGGAATCGGGGCCGGTGCGGACGGCGGACACGACGGCGCTTCCCCCGCGTCGGACAGGCGGACGGGCAGACGGATGGACGGACGGACGGACGGGTGGTGACCGGACGCGGAGAACGGCGTCCGGTTGAGTGGAGTTGTCGGTGCGGGGCGTCGTGGAGCGGTCGAGGAGGACCGCCGGGTGCCGCCCGCCGGGGTGCGGCCGTGTTCCGCCCCCGTTTCTTCGATCGTCCCGCGCTCCTCCCGGTGCGGCATCTCGAGTACGGGCCCGGTCGGGCTGTCCGCGCCGTCGGCGCGTTCGGTGCTGGTCGGGTCTGTTGGCTCGTGCGGTGACGCTGCGGATCCGCGCCGCCGTGACGGGCGATGACGGTGGGTCACAAACGGTGCCGGCTCCGGACGCCGAGGTCCCCGGGCTCCGTGTCCGGCGAGAAGCGGGGCGCGGCCGCGGGGCCGGTCCGGTCACGCTGCGGAGCGCCAGGCCCGATCGGCGCCGGTGACGGCGGGTCATGGCCAGAGGGGCGGTCGCCGCCCGGAGGCGCCGGATGGTCGGCTTTGAGCGCTTGCGGGATGGCCGTGGTCGGCCGTCCGCTCAGGCGATCTCCCCGGCGGCCGCCGCGACGAAGTCCTCGACGGCCTGTCGGCAGGCGGTACTCAGCTGTGCGGACTCCGCCTCGTCCCGGGCGTCGCCGATCGGCCAGTGCGAGTCGAAGGCGGCGCGGGCGGCGGCCTTCACCTGGTCGCGCCCGGCGACGAGCAGC
The nucleotide sequence above comes from Streptomyces sp. TLI_235. Encoded proteins:
- a CDS encoding UDP:flavonoid glycosyltransferase YjiC (YdhE family) — encoded protein: MRVLFTGPAAPSHLFPMVPTAQALRAAGHDVLIAVPKPMEQLGMAGFPVIGIGDGRPLRESFEAVSGEEGTSYAKPDLTQDQILDMAAAAFAHASRSTVDDLLEIARAWEADLLVHDSCMAAAQLVAAQLKIPAALQNFGLSSGLDMAARLAGHVTDLYERHGVPAPARSTPLNIVPASLGGDPGGLRMRCIPYNGGGTVPADLLRRGPRPQVAVTLGTVITRLDGLQAITQLIEAAAAVDAEFLLALGDADLSGLGSLPANVRALPWVPLAELLRVCDAVVHHGGAGSSLTAVQAGIPQLLLPQGADNFIVADTLAATGAALRSDSRDVNSELLARLLADPALRTAAAILRAENDALPTPAALVPDIEALATAPC
- a CDS encoding leishmanolysin, which translates into the protein MNAFEVHVARADRAAAKRLTGTTSPYTIEVEFLGGLTDSQKSAFKAAADRWVRVIVGDLPDVAVGDRIVDDLLIRAQGRVIDGPGHILGQAGPTQLRPGPGPSEFLPAAGLMSFDQDDLAAMEANGTLIDVITHEMGHVIGIGTIWKLKGLLRGSGTRNPTFTGLGASSEYAVLVGDPEPRRVPVENTGGPGTRDGHWRETVFADELMTGFVGHAGNPLSRMTAASLQDLGYEVDLDAADPYVLPNHLELAERGEMRAHIAPIDVGVMLPTIPDTLPADSLQIA